One region of Eubacterium sp. 1001713B170207_170306_E7 genomic DNA includes:
- a CDS encoding response regulator, protein MSEKLNQLKEEIMDIFWQEPDFDVAVRQTLEKVGVCFGADTVYVAEYSEAAGAPEHTYCWCAPGTNALPEKQETGRQALQVPIEEDGEALAFWGMTGGQCEPEAQSVLPFIARMLGTFLLKKLYARRNEEYQKRMEASLELSEKRAETAYNILDSISAGVILVRLYPDGSARPLYGNLGMYRILKLPRTAENARVPDRESAELEGQYFDDFFANIPEPDGTRVRREYKEGYGLEHFSVKKYRLLRGDGSYVWVSADISLCEEHSDYRTYYATYTDMTEEQNLQVGLMDALEKEKKISKALEKADRAKNEFLSRMSHEIRTPMNAIIGLTTISAAHIDDRARLEDCLTKIGISSRHLLSIINDVLDMSKISDGKISINNEPFELRQLLLNLSAVCAANCEQQRQKFDMRLSNVENEILMGDRMRLQQILLNLLSNAEKFTPAGGSIRLWVEQTPKSEHQVVMRFTVEDTGIGMKKEFLERIFVPFEQEDQSMTRQQNGTGLGMSITKNLVELMGGTIEVESEYGEGSRFTVEIPMSLPQQRKPEKPKEDVAHLKVLIVDDDEGTCEHAALLLERMGIAGQWVLEGAEAVRLIETSHQSGDDFDVCFIDWKMPRMDGLETTRQIRKLLGPDVLIIIITAYDLGAVETEARKAGANALLSKPFFQSALYDALLTASNLRVIPEAPAEAEQPLCGHVLLCEDNALNTEIAVYLLEEAGMTVECAGNGQIGLEKFESAAPGAYDAILMDISMPVMDGLQATRAIRSLKHPDAGTIPIIAMTANAYDEDKKKSLDAGMNAHLSKPIEPAVLYKMLRQYLRPTPPDSPGR, encoded by the coding sequence ATGAGTGAGAAATTGAATCAGCTGAAAGAGGAAATTATGGATATATTCTGGCAGGAGCCAGACTTTGATGTGGCCGTCCGGCAGACGCTTGAGAAGGTCGGCGTCTGTTTTGGAGCAGATACGGTCTATGTCGCCGAGTATTCGGAAGCTGCCGGCGCGCCTGAGCACACCTACTGCTGGTGCGCGCCCGGGACGAACGCGCTGCCCGAAAAACAGGAGACTGGGCGCCAGGCATTACAGGTCCCCATCGAGGAGGACGGAGAGGCACTGGCCTTTTGGGGCATGACCGGCGGCCAGTGTGAACCGGAGGCCCAAAGCGTCCTGCCGTTTATCGCCAGAATGCTCGGAACCTTTCTGCTTAAGAAGCTTTACGCGCGGCGCAACGAGGAATACCAGAAGCGTATGGAAGCCTCGCTGGAGCTGTCGGAGAAAAGGGCAGAGACGGCCTATAATATTCTGGATTCCATCTCAGCCGGCGTTATTCTGGTACGCCTGTATCCAGACGGAAGCGCCCGCCCCCTGTACGGTAATCTGGGCATGTACCGCATATTGAAGCTGCCGCGCACTGCGGAGAACGCCCGGGTGCCGGACCGGGAAAGCGCGGAGCTGGAGGGGCAGTATTTTGACGATTTTTTCGCGAATATTCCAGAACCAGACGGCACCCGGGTACGGCGTGAATACAAAGAGGGATATGGTTTGGAGCATTTCAGCGTGAAAAAATACCGGCTGCTCCGCGGCGACGGCAGCTATGTATGGGTAAGTGCGGACATAAGCCTGTGCGAGGAGCATTCCGATTACCGGACCTATTACGCGACCTATACCGATATGACAGAAGAACAAAACCTGCAGGTCGGGCTGATGGACGCACTGGAAAAGGAAAAGAAAATTTCCAAAGCGCTGGAAAAGGCAGACCGGGCAAAGAACGAGTTTTTGTCGCGCATGTCCCATGAAATCCGGACGCCGATGAACGCCATTATCGGCCTCACCACCATTTCGGCCGCCCATATCGACGACCGGGCACGCCTGGAGGACTGTCTGACCAAAATCGGTATATCGTCTCGCCATCTGCTGTCTATTATCAACGATGTGCTGGACATGTCTAAAATCAGCGATGGAAAAATTTCCATTAACAATGAGCCCTTTGAGCTGCGGCAGCTGCTGCTGAATTTATCGGCAGTGTGCGCGGCGAACTGTGAGCAGCAGCGGCAGAAATTTGATATGCGGCTTTCCAATGTCGAAAACGAAATTTTGATGGGTGACCGGATGCGCCTCCAGCAGATTCTTCTGAATCTGCTGTCCAACGCTGAAAAGTTCACCCCGGCCGGCGGCAGTATCCGGCTCTGGGTCGAGCAGACTCCCAAGTCAGAGCACCAGGTGGTCATGCGGTTTACCGTGGAAGATACTGGAATCGGGATGAAGAAAGAGTTTCTGGAACGGATATTCGTACCCTTCGAGCAGGAAGACCAGTCCATGACCCGCCAGCAGAATGGCACGGGCCTGGGCATGTCGATCACCAAAAACCTGGTCGAGCTCATGGGCGGTACCATTGAGGTGGAAAGCGAGTATGGGGAAGGCTCCCGCTTTACCGTGGAGATTCCCATGAGCCTGCCGCAGCAGAGGAAGCCGGAAAAACCAAAGGAGGACGTGGCGCATCTGAAGGTTTTGATTGTGGACGACGACGAGGGAACCTGTGAGCATGCCGCGCTGCTGCTGGAACGCATGGGCATTGCCGGACAGTGGGTGCTGGAGGGCGCTGAGGCGGTAAGGCTCATTGAGACTAGCCACCAGAGCGGCGATGATTTTGACGTCTGCTTTATCGACTGGAAGATGCCCCGGATGGACGGGCTGGAGACCACACGGCAAATCCGGAAGCTGCTGGGGCCGGATGTGCTGATCATTATCATCACAGCCTATGACCTGGGCGCGGTCGAGACAGAGGCGCGTAAGGCCGGCGCCAACGCGCTGCTCAGCAAGCCCTTTTTCCAGTCCGCGCTCTATGACGCGCTGCTCACAGCCAGCAACCTGCGTGTCATTCCAGAGGCGCCGGCGGAGGCGGAACAGCCGCTCTGCGGCCATGTGCTGCTGTGTGAGGACAATGCGCTGAACACCGAGATCGCTGTTTACCTGCTGGAGGAAGCGGGCATGACCGTGGAATGTGCCGGAAACGGGCAGATCGGTCTGGAAAAATTCGAGTCGGCTGCGCCCGGGGCCTACGATGCAATTCTCATGGACATCAGTATGCCGGTCATGGACGGACTCCAGGCCACCAGAGCCATCCGTTCGCTGAAACACCCCGACGCCGGCACCATCCCCATCATCGCCATGACAGCCAACGCCTACGATGAGGATAAAAAGAAAAGCCTGGACGCAGGCATGAACGCACATTTATCAAAGCCCATTGAGCCGGCGGTGTTATACAAAATGCTCCGGCAGTATCTGAGGCCGACACCACCCGATTCGCCAGGGAGATAA